A genome region from Glycine max cultivar Williams 82 chromosome 5, Glycine_max_v4.0, whole genome shotgun sequence includes the following:
- the LOC100780649 gene encoding zinc finger CCCH domain-containing protein 39 isoform X2 has protein sequence MACPPRMIQHPALNKGTSHIFFKTRICAKFRAGACRNGENCNFAHGLEDMRQPPPNWQELVGLRNEERPPTMGDWDDDQKIIHKMKLCKKYYNGEECPYGDKCSFLHEDPARFRDDSVRYRESTAISIGTNGSPKSYGDASNNLESNRAVNTGLNVFRGNVKSTYWKTKLCIKFETTGHCPFGDDCHFAHGQAELQVPGGRTEAEIPGAIPISTKATIPTLPRATSVSSNDAPPSHRASVLPANEEDQDEKCLLKWKGHRKINRIYGDWLDDLPLVHDLPVAR, from the exons ATGGCATGCCCTCCAAGGATGATTCAGCACCCTGCACTTAACAAAGGAACGAGCCACATTTTCTTCAAGACCCGTATTTGTGCAAAGTTCAGAGCTGGCGCTTGTAGGAACGGCGAGAACTGCAATTTTGCACATGGGCTTGAAGACATGAGGCAGCCGCCACCAAATTGGCAAGAGCTTGTTGGGTTGCGCAATGAGGAGCGGCCACCCACGATGGGGGATTGGGACGATGACCAGAAAATCATACACAAGATGAAGCTGTGCAAGAAGTATTACAATGGGGAGGAATGCCCCTATGGTGATAAGTGTAGTTTTCTTCATGAAGACCCTGCCAGGTTCAGGGATGATTCGGTGAGGTACAGGGAGAGCACAGCTATAAGCATTGGTACTAATGGATCCCCCAAGTCCTATGGTGATGCCTCTAATAATTTAGAAAGTAATAGGGCTGTGAATACTGGCTTAAATGTTTTCCGGGGGAATGTTAAATCTACCTATTGGAAGACTAAACTCTGCATCAAATTTGAGACAACAGGCCACTGCCCCTTTGGGGATGACTGTCACTTTGCTCATGGGCAAGCAG AGTTACAAGTTCCTGGTGGACGCACCGAGGCAGAAATTCCAGGTGCCATTCCAATTTCAACCAAAGCTACCATTCCAACCTTACCAAGAGCTACATCAGTTTCTTCTAATGATGCACCTCCTAGTCACAGAGCAAGTGTACTTCCAGCAAATGAAGAGGATCAGGATGAGAAGTGTTTACTGAAGTGGAAAGGACACAGGAAGATCAACCGAATTTATGGTGACTGGCTTGACGATTTACCACTCGTTCACGACTTGCCAGTTGCCAGGTAG
- the LOC100780649 gene encoding zinc finger CCCH domain-containing protein 39 isoform X1 — MSFSDHIPSFMMSPPSFSTDTDAIEVRLQFPTNNESLEPHSPQDQPPSFKRARTCDSSLSNAMACPPRMIQHPALNKGTSHIFFKTRICAKFRAGACRNGENCNFAHGLEDMRQPPPNWQELVGLRNEERPPTMGDWDDDQKIIHKMKLCKKYYNGEECPYGDKCSFLHEDPARFRDDSVRYRESTAISIGTNGSPKSYGDASNNLESNRAVNTGLNVFRGNVKSTYWKTKLCIKFETTGHCPFGDDCHFAHGQAELQVPGGRTEAEIPGAIPISTKATIPTLPRATSVSSNDAPPSHRASVLPANEEDQDEKCLLKWKGHRKINRIYGDWLDDLPLVHDLPVAR; from the exons ATGAGTTTCTCTGACCATATTCCATCCTTTATGATGTCACCGCCGTCGTTTTCCACAGACACGGATGCCATTGAAGTGAGGCTTCAATTCCCAACGAACAACGAATCATTGGAGCCACATTCACCACAGGATCAACCCCCTTCGTTCAAGAGGGCAAGGACCTGTGATAGCAGCCTCTCCAATGCAATGGCATGCCCTCCAAGGATGATTCAGCACCCTGCACTTAACAAAGGAACGAGCCACATTTTCTTCAAGACCCGTATTTGTGCAAAGTTCAGAGCTGGCGCTTGTAGGAACGGCGAGAACTGCAATTTTGCACATGGGCTTGAAGACATGAGGCAGCCGCCACCAAATTGGCAAGAGCTTGTTGGGTTGCGCAATGAGGAGCGGCCACCCACGATGGGGGATTGGGACGATGACCAGAAAATCATACACAAGATGAAGCTGTGCAAGAAGTATTACAATGGGGAGGAATGCCCCTATGGTGATAAGTGTAGTTTTCTTCATGAAGACCCTGCCAGGTTCAGGGATGATTCGGTGAGGTACAGGGAGAGCACAGCTATAAGCATTGGTACTAATGGATCCCCCAAGTCCTATGGTGATGCCTCTAATAATTTAGAAAGTAATAGGGCTGTGAATACTGGCTTAAATGTTTTCCGGGGGAATGTTAAATCTACCTATTGGAAGACTAAACTCTGCATCAAATTTGAGACAACAGGCCACTGCCCCTTTGGGGATGACTGTCACTTTGCTCATGGGCAAGCAG AGTTACAAGTTCCTGGTGGACGCACCGAGGCAGAAATTCCAGGTGCCATTCCAATTTCAACCAAAGCTACCATTCCAACCTTACCAAGAGCTACATCAGTTTCTTCTAATGATGCACCTCCTAGTCACAGAGCAAGTGTACTTCCAGCAAATGAAGAGGATCAGGATGAGAAGTGTTTACTGAAGTGGAAAGGACACAGGAAGATCAACCGAATTTATGGTGACTGGCTTGACGATTTACCACTCGTTCACGACTTGCCAGTTGCCAGGTAG
- the LOC100780120 gene encoding zinc finger Ran-binding domain-containing protein 2, whose protein sequence is MSWSGGDWMCGVCEHINFKKREACQSCGYPKYGGPDPSTYRYNRTEALPGDWFCNCGAHNYANRSSCYRCGSMKDDYSSGYGNNSGGYGSDTFPPGWKTGDWLCPRHGCGVHNYASRTECYKCKMPRDYGGAD, encoded by the exons ATGAGCTGGTCTGGGGGAGATTGGATGTGTGGTGTTTGCGAACACATAAATTTCAAGAAGAGGGAAGCATGCCAGAGTTGTGGATACCCCAAGTATGGGGGACCTGACCCTTCAACCTACAGATACAACAGGACTGAAGCTTTGCCAGGGGACTGGTTTTGCAACTGTGGAGCTCACAACTATGCGAATCGATCAAGCTGCTACAGATGTGGCTCAATGAAAGATGATTACTCTTCAGGATATGGCAACAACTCTGGAGGATATGGATCTGACACTTTCCCCCCAGGATGGAAGACTGGAGACTGGCTTTGCCCAAG ACATGGATGTGGAGTGCATAATTATGCTAGCAGGACAGAATGCTATAAATGCAAAATGCCAAGGGATTATG GTGGTGCTGACTGA
- the LOC100812750 gene encoding zinc finger Ran-binding domain-containing protein 2 has translation MSWYGGDWMCGVCEHINFKKRETCQSCRYPKYGGTDPSTYRYNKTEALAGDWFCNCGAHNYASRSSCYRCGAIKDYYCSGYGTKSGEYGSYTFPLGWKNGDWLCPRIGCGVHNYASRTECFKCKVPRDFGEKV, from the exons ATGAGCTGGTATGGAGGAGATTGGATGTGTGGTGTTTGCGAGCACATAAATTTCAAGAAGAGGGAAACATGTCAGAGTTGTAGATACCCCAAGTATGGGGGAACTGACCCTTCAACCTACAGATACAACAAGACTGAAGCATTAGCAGGGGATTGGTTCTGCAACTGTGGAGCTCATAACTATGCCAGTAGATCAAGCTGCTATAGATGTGGTGCAATCAAAGATTATTACTGTTCAGGATATGGCACAAAATCTGGAGAATATGGATCTTACACTTTTCCCCTAGGATGGAAGAATGGAGACTGGCTTTGCCCAAG AATCGGCTGTGGAGTACATAATTATGCTAGCAGGACAGAGTGCTTCAAATGCAAAGTGCCAAGGGATTTTGGTGAGAAAGTTTAA
- the LOC100812207 gene encoding pentatricopeptide repeat-containing protein At1g08070, chloroplastic, with product MMVSCLSPPFVHFLPSSDPPYKLLENHPHLNLLAKCPDIPSLKQIHSLIIKSGLHNTLFAQSKLIEFCALSPSRDLSYALSLFHSIHHQPPNIFIWNTLIRAHSLTPTPTSSLHLFSQMLHSGLYPNSHTFPSLFKSCAKSKATHEAKQLHAHALKLALHLHPHVHTSLIHMYSQVGELRHARLVFDKSTLRDAVSFTALITGYVSEGHVDDARRLFDEIPAKDVVSWNAMIAGYVQSGRFEEALACFTRMQEADVSPNQSTMVSVLSACGHLRSLELGKWIGSWVRDRGFGKNLQLVNALVDMYSKCGEIGTARKLFDGMEDKDVILWNTMIGGYCHLSLYEEALVLFEVMLRENVTPNDVTFLAVLPACASLGALDLGKWVHAYIDKNLKGTGNVNNVSLWTSIIVMYAKCGCVEVAEQVFRSMGSRSLASWNAMISGLAMNGHAERALGLFEEMINEGFQPDDITFVGVLSACTQAGFVELGHRYFSSMNKDYGISPKLQHYGCMIDLLARSGKFDEAKVLMGNMEMEPDGAIWGSLLNACRIHGQVEFGEYVAERLFELEPENSGAYVLLSNIYAGAGRWDDVAKIRTKLNDKGMKKVPGCTSIEIDGVVHEFLVGDKFHPQSENIFRMLDEVDRLLEETGFVPDTSEVLYDMDEEWKEGALTQHSEKLAIAFGLISTKPGSTIRIVKNLRVCRNCHSATKLISKIFNREIIARDRNRFHHFKDGFCSCNDRW from the coding sequence ATGATGGTGTCGTGTCTTTCCCCTCCCTTTGTTCACTTTCTTCCTTCCTCGGACCCTCCATACAAGCTTCTTGAAAACCACCCTCATCTGAATCTGCTTGCCAAATGCCCCGACATCCCCAGCCTCAAACAAATCCACTCCCTCATCATCAAAAGCGGTCTCCACAACACCCTCTTCGCCCAGAGCAAGCTCATCGAGTTCTGCGCCCTTTCCCCTTCCCGAGACCTCTCCTACGccctctctctcttccactcCATCCACCACCAaccacccaacatcttcatctGGAACACCCTCATTCGCGCCCACTCCCTCACCCCCACTCCCACCTCCTCCTTACACCTCTTCTCCCAAATGTTGCACTCCGGCCTCTACCCCAATTCCCACACCTTCCCTTCCCTCTTCAAGTCCTGTGCCAAATCAAAAGCCACCCATGAAGCCAAACAGCTTCACGCACATGCCCTCAAGCTCGCCCTTCACCTTCATCCACACGTCCACACTTCGCTCATTCACATGTATTCTCAAGTTGGTGAATTACGCCATGCGCGCTTGGTGTTTGATAAAAGTACTCTGAGAGACGCGGTGTCCTTCACTGCTCTTATTACTGGGTATGTGTCCGAGGGCCACGTGGATGACGCTCGACGCCTTTTTGATGAAATTCCCGCCAAGGATGTGGTTTCATGGAATGCCATGATTGCTGGGTATGTTCAAAGTGGTCGCTTTGAGGAAGCCCTGGCGTGCTTTACACGCATGCAGGAGGCTGACGTGTCGCCGAATCAGAGCACTATGGTGAGTGTTCTTTCTGCTTGTGGCCATTTGCGGTCGCTTGAGTTGGGGAAATGGATCGGTTCTTGGGTTAGAGATCGTGGGTTTGGTAAGAATCTTCAGCTTGTTAATGCACTCGTTGATATGTATTCCAAGTGTGGTGAAATTGGTACTGCGCGTAAGTTGTTTGATGGGATGGAGGACAAAGATGTGATTTTGTGGAATACTATGATTGGTGGTTATTGCCACTTGAGTTTGTACGAGGAAGCCTTGGTGTTGTTTGAGGTCATGCTTAGAGAAAACGTGACGCCTAATGATGTAACGTTCTTGGCCGTTCTTCCGGCTTGTGCTTCCCTTGGTGCTCTTGACCTTGGCAAGTGGGTTCATGCTTATATAGATAAAAACTTGAAAGGCACGGGTAATGTGAATAATGTTTCTCTTTGGACTAGTATCATCGTCATGTATGCAAAGTGTGGCTGTGTTGAGGTGGCGGAACAAGTGTTTAGAAGCATGGGTTCTAGAAGTTTGGCTTCTTGGAATGCCATGATATCAGGGTTAGCCATGAATGGACATGCAGAGAGGGCTCTTGGCCTTTTCGAAGAAATGATCAATGAGGGGTTCCAGCCCGATGATATCACGTTTGTTGGAGTATTATCTGCTTGTACTCAAGCTGGTTTTGTAGAGCTTGGACACCGATATTTCAGTTCAATGAACAAGGATTACGGGATATCACCAAAATTGCAACACTATGGTTGCATGATAGATCTACTAGCTAGAAGTGGAAAGTTCGATGAAGCTAAGGTTCTGATGGGAAATATGGAAATGGAGCCGGATGGAGCTATTTGGGGTTCTCTGCTTAATGCTTGTAGGATTCATGGACAGGTTGAGTTCGGTGAGTATGTTGCAGAACGCCTCTTTGAATTGGAGCCAGAAAATTCCGGGGCATATGTGcttttgtcaaacatatatgCAGGAGCTGGCAGATGGGATGATGTAGCAAAGATAAGAACTAAGTTAAATGACAAAGGAATGAAGAAAGTTCCCGGTTGCACCTCTATAGAGATTGATGGTGTTGTGCATGAGTTCCTTGTTGGTGATAAGTTCCACCCACagagtgaaaatatttttagaatgcTGGATGAGGTAGATAGGCTCTTGGAGGAGACTGGGTTTGTGCCTGATACTTCTGAGGTACTCTATGATATGGATGAGGAGTGGAAGGAAGGGGCTTTGACTCAACACAGTGAGAAGTTGGCTATTGCTTTCGGTTTGATAAGCACAAAGCCGGGAAGTACAATTAGGATCGTGAAGAATCTTCGTGTTTGTCGAAATTGCCATTCGGCTACTAAGTTAATATCCAAGATCTTCAATAGGGAAATAATTGCAAGGGATAGAAACCGTTTTCACCATTTCAAAGATGGGTTTTGCTCATGCAATGACCGCTGGTGA
- the LOC100779580 gene encoding early nodulin-93, producing the protein MLLLILLERSTLASLDQKLAMAKHCSHEGVMAGAKAAVVATIATAIPTLASVRTIPWARANLNPTAQALIISTVAGAAYFIVADKTVLATARKNSFNPPSNA; encoded by the exons ATGTTGTTGCTAATTCTTCTTGAGAGGAGTACCTTGGCTTCTCTGGATCAAAAGTTGGCCATGGCCAAACACTGTTCTCATG AGGGTGTGATGGCAGGAGCCAAGGCAGCTGTTGTTGCTACTATTGCCACTGCCATTCCAACT CTCGCTAGTGTAAGGACAATACCTTGGGCAAGAGCCAATCTCAATCCCACTGCTCAAGCTCTCATAATTTCCACAG TGGCAGGAGCTGCATATTTCATAGTAGCTGACAAGACCGTTTTGGCAACTGCAAGAAAGAACTCCTTCAACCCACCCTCCAATGCATGA